In one Plasmodium falciparum 3D7 genome assembly, chromosome: 14 genomic region, the following are encoded:
- a CDS encoding mediator of RNA polymerase II transcription subunit 20, putative, which translates to MEKVITMREIITNTRKIKLHENFLEDCNLKDIFYNGLETVNCGYNDYVNMKTWLFVLSEKMFRTDYEELAYVACDALKVLLCNSKFLNVIIFKLLRKKLEKEILKIMGICCLTVASRMQQINESTCFKVILELSNLKDKLNEFNIRQIEMDVFVTLAHSGFCFEKIITPVNELNQIMKFLETYENFFDNNFNTFKSSSNLMLKIIYCMVPVFNMNIYNYSIVNYALRLFIQDNDKYEFIFEKLKQNYQDKEIIHISNFQNHMHNIINAFKNTSIFSAKDSILNNQLDVQLFEEINKKIEAYYEQKHKT; encoded by the coding sequence atggaGAAGGTTATTACTATGCGTGAAATAATTACGAATACCAGAAAGATAAAATTACATGAGAATTTTTTAGAGGATTGtaatttaaaagatatattttataatggaTTGGAAACAGTAAATTGTGGATATAAtgattatgtaaatatgaaAACATGGCTATTTGTTTTATCAGAAAAAATGTTTCGTACGGATTATGAAGAGCTAGCATATGTAGCATGTGATGCTTTAAaagtattattatgtaatagtaaatttttaaatgttataatttttaaattattaagaaaaaaattagaaaaagaaattttaaaGATTATGGGTATATGTTGTTTAACGGTTGCTTCAAGAATGcaacaaataaatgaaaGTACTTGTTTTAAAGTTATATTAGAATTATcaaatttaaaagataaattaaatgaatttaatataaGACAAATTGAAATGGATGTTTTTGTTACCTTAGCTCATTCAGGTTTTTGTTTcgaaaaaattattacacCTGTGAATGAATTAAATCAAATAATGAAATTTCTAGAaacatatgaaaatttttttgataataattttaatacatttaaatCTTCAAGTAATTTAATgctaaaaattatttattgtatGGTTCCAGtttttaatatgaatatttataattattctaTTGTTAATTATGCTTTAAGGTTATTTATTCaagataatgataaatatgaattcatttttgaaaaattaaaacaaaattatcaagataaagaaattatacatatttccaATTTTCAAAATCATatgcataatattattaatgctTTCAAAAATACTTCTATCTTTTCAGCAAAGGAttctattttaaataatcagCTAGATGTTCAATTGTTTGAAgagataaacaaaaaaattgaagcatattatgaacaaaaacataaaacatga
- a CDS encoding replication factor C subunit 3, putative: MTEVEQQRGSELTPWVEKYRPNVLNDIISHEQVISTIKRFVQKGELPHLLLHGPPGTGKTSTILAVCKELYGDKRSSFVLELNASDDRGINVIRDQIKTFAESKNHYTTCEKTTLKLIILDEADHMTYPAQNAMRRIMENYAKNVRFCLLCNYVNKITPAIQSRCTAFRFAPLKKEYMKNKALDIAKSENVNLTEGGIDSLIRVGHGDMRRILNCLQVVSLSHKNLVIDENVILSTLDIPLPSETKKILEYFTKGSIKESYEFVSNLQYDKGYSTKDIMMCLYESVLTYDFPDSAFCLLLKNFGEIEERCSSGASEQITLSALISAFVEFRTELFKLKYDMSNI, encoded by the exons ATGACCGAAGTTGAACAACAAAGAGGAAGTGAACTAACCCCATGG gTTGAAAAATATAGACCAAATGTactaaatgatataatatcgCATGAACAAGTAATATCAACTATTAAAAGATTCGTTCAGAAAGGTGAGTTACCACATTTACTTTTACATGGTCCCCCAGGTACAGGGAAAACGTCTACGATATTGGCTGTGTGTAAAGAATTATATGGAGATAAGAGAAGTTCATTTGTTTTAGAATTGAATGCTTCTGATGATAGAGGTATAAACGTTATTCGTgatcaaataaaaacatttgcTGAATCAAAAAATCATTATACAACATGTGAAAAAACAactttaaaattaattattttagaTGAAGCAGATCATATGACATATCCTGCTCAAAACGCTATGAGAAGGATTATGGAGAACTATGCTAAAAATGTGCGTTTTTGTTTGTTATgtaattatgtaaataaaataactcCAGCAATACAATCTAGATGTACGGCTTTTCGTTTTGCccctttaaaaaaagaatatatgaaaaataaagcaCTAGATATAGCAAAATCTGAGAATGTAAATCTAACTGAAGGAGGAATAGATAGTCTTATACGTGTAGGACATGGAGATATGAGAAGAATTTTAAATTGTTTACAAGTAGTATCATTAAGTCATAAAAATCTTGTCATTGATGAAAATGTTATTTTATCAACATTAGATATCCCATTACCTAGTGAAACCAAGAAAATATTGgaatattttacaaaagGTTCTATAAAAGAATCATACGAATTTGTTAGTAATTTACAATATGATAAAGGATATTCAACAAAAGATATTATGATGTGTTTATATGAATCAGTTTTAACATATGATTTCCCTGATTCGGCTTTTTGTCTTCTACTTAAAAATTTTGGTGAAATAGAAGAAAGATGTTCTTCTGGAGCTAGCGAACAAATTACTTTATCTGCTTTAATTAGTGCATTCGTAGAATTTCGAACAGAACTTTtcaaattaaaatatgatatgagcaacatataa
- a CDS encoding fam-a protein, protein MSNSNENNELDIDDRLKSMEHLVCKDEKEIMKVNEIIEEASNVLYNFSIKQDDYYKYSTIDEDSHLYFKKVNNTDVGKIDLLFQDPSKFEKIIQTIWDENGTRKFDPYFIEGKILRIYDKDTILVRQSYKGTLGKEGRYFYIVAQKKKLNNNTYLITCVSLNINDNNEKCTSNFINPFIHSANSFTLNIECDENIKNSSLKRMYINLSGYHIKREDNCIKFTYVSSIELDTSPLIPQFIIRKVKAKKMLQLNTLRQSI, encoded by the exons ATGAGTAATTCAAATGAAAATAACGAATTGGACATAGACGATCGTTTAAAGTCAATGGAACATTTGGTTTGTAAAGATGAGAAAGAAATAATGAAAGTTAATGAAATTATAGAAGAAGCTTCAAATGTGTTATATAACTTTTCAATAAAGCAAGATgattattacaaatatagTACGATTGATGAAGACTCTCATTTGTATTTTAAGAAAGTTAACAACACTGATGTGGGAAAAATTGATTTACTCTTTCAGGATCCATCAAAA tttgaaaaaattatacaaaccATTTGGGACGAAAATGGCACAAGAAAATTTGATCCATATTTTATAGAAG GCAAAATATTGCGCATATATGACAAGGATACAATTTTAGTGAGACAAAGTTACAAAGGAACTTTAGGAAAAGAAGgaagatatttttatattgtagctcaaaaaaagaag ctaaataataatacgtATCTTATAACTTGTGTGTCCTTAAATAtcaatgataataatgaaaagtgCACaagtaattttattaatccaTTTATACATAGCGCTAATTCCTTTACCCTAAACATTGAATGcgatgaaaatattaagaatTCGTCATTAAAAAGGatgtatattaatttatctgGTTATCATATTAAACGTGAAGATAACTGTATAAAATTTACTTATGTATCTTCT ATTGAACTAGATACGTCTCCTTTGATTCCCcaatttattataagaaaagTCAAAGCGAAGAAAATGTTGCAGTTAAATACCTTAAGACAAAGTATTTGA
- a CDS encoding DNA-directed RNA polymerase III subunit RPC4, putative, with protein MSNRYNHDEYSLRRSINNTLRSKSSFLNNRDENNQNITLKKFVPNIDNLKNENNVRKNDNDNKFEEDEEGLNNKHLEQLIKKTINIDLENEGISTKTTSKNKYNNKEYPSHAIDPATLNNNVNLLNIEALNLCKEESLEKKNKVKTSIDIYELNNISKNIFYNKKCASGDVHFLPLTLPFFNKNEKQKKIRKLLLDKEPFFFSIQLPNMLPALLSKEEEEQNGEQTKNDTKQNDQTEKNEKKKKSIINKSSTNDSYQLSNIHTIPNGKFAKLIIYKNKKIKMKINDILFDINEGSACTFSQEIGCFIKENSEFIFLGNCDYKLVATPNIERIIHKK; from the coding sequence ATGAGCAATAGATATAATCATGATGAATATAGCTTGAGAAGAAGTATCAATAATACGCTTAGAAGTAAATCaagttttttaaataatcgtgatgaaaataatcaaaatattactttaaaaaaatttgtgccaaatatagataatttgaaaaatgaaaataatgtaagaaaaaatgataacgataataaatttgaagaagatgaagaagGCTTAAATAACAAACATCTTGAGCagctaataaaaaaaacgatAAATATTGATTTAGAAAATGAAGGTATATCTACAAAAACTACAagcaaaaataaatataataataaagaatatcCTTCTCATGCTATTGACCCAGCGAcgttaaataataatgtaaatttattaaatatagaaGCTTTGAATTTATGTAAAGAAGAAagtttagaaaaaaaaaacaaagtcAAAACTTCcattgatatatatgaattaaataatataagtaaaaatattttctacaataaaaaatgtgCATCGGGTGATGTACACTTTTTACCATTAACATTACCAttctttaataaaaatgaaaaacagaaaaaaataagaaaactACTTCTAGATAAGGaacctttctttttttctatcCAATTACCAAATATGTTACCTGCTCTTTTATCAAAGGAAGAGGAAGAACAAAATGGtgaacaaacaaaaaatgatacaaaacaaaacgatcaaacagaaaaaaatgagaaaaagaaaaaaagtataattaataaatcttCTACGAATGATTCTTATCAACTTAGCAATATCCATACAATACCAAATGGAAAATTTGCAAAactcattatttataaaaataaaaaaattaaaatgaaaataaatgatatattgtTTGATATTAATGAAGGATCCGCTTGTACCTTTTCTCAAGAAATTGGatgttttataaaagaaaattcagaatttatttttttaggtAACTGTGATTATAAGTTAGTAGCAACACCAAATATTGAAAGGATAATACATAagaagtaa
- a CDS encoding glyceraldehyde-3-phosphate dehydrogenase, with protein MAVTKLGINGFGRIGRLVFRAAFGRKDIEVVAINDPFMDLNHLCYLLKYDSVHGQFPCEVTHADGFLLIGEKKVSVFAEKDPSQIPWGKCQVDVVCESTGVFLTKELASSHLKGGAKKVIMSAPPKDDTPIYVMGINHHQYDTKQLIVSNASCTTNCLAPLAKVINDRFGIVEGLMTTVHASTANQLVVDGPSKGGKDWRAGRCALSNIIPASTGAAKAVGKVLPELNGKLTGVAFRVPIGTVSVVDLVCRLQKPAKYEEVALEIKKAAEGPLKGILGYTEDEVVSQDFVHDNRSSIFDMKAGLALNDNFFKLVSWYDNEWGYSNRVLDLAVHITNN; from the exons atGGCAGTAACAAAACTTGGAATTAATGGATTTGGTCGTATCGGACGTTTAGTATTTAGAGCAGCCTTTGGAAGGAAAGATATC gAAGTAGTTGCTATTAACGACCCATTTATGGACCTTAACCACTTATGCTATCTCTTGAAATACGATTCAGTACATGGTCAATTTCCATGTGAGGTAACCCACGCTGATGGATTTTTATTAATCGGAGAAAAGAAAGTCAGTGTTTTTGCTGAAAAGGATCCATCTCAAATTCCTTGGGGAAAATGCCAAGTAGATGTTGTATGTGAATCAACTGGTGTATTTTTAACCAAAGAATTAGCTAGCAGTCACCTTAAGGGAGGAGCCAAGAAGGTTATTATGTCCGCCCCACCAAAGGATGACACCCCAATTTATGTTATGGGTATTAACCACCACCAATATGATACCAAACAACTTATTGTTTCCAATGCATCATGTACCACAAACTGCTTAGCTCCATTAGCTAAAGTTATTAATGATCGTTTTGGAATTGTTGAAGGTTTAATGACCACCGTTCATGCATCCACTGCTAACCAATTAGTTGTTGATGGTCCATCAAAGGGTGGTAAGGACTGGAGAGCAGGTAGATGTGCATTATCCAACATTATTCCAGCTTCCACTGGTGCAGCTAAAGCTGTAGGTAAAGTTTTACCTGAACTTAATGGAAAATTAACAGGTGTAGCTTTCAGAGTACCAATTGGAACTGTATCAGTTGTTGATTTAGTTTGCAGATTACAAAAACCAGCAAAATATGAAGAAGTTGCtttagaaattaaaaaagctGCTGAAGGTCCACTTAAAGGAATCTTAGGATACACTGAAGATGAAGTTGTTTCTCAAGATTTCGTTCATGATAACAGATCATCAATCTTTGACATGAAAGCTGGTTTAGCCTTAAACGACAATTTCTTCAAATTAGTTTCATGGTACGATAATGAATGGGGATACTCAAACCGTGTTCTTGATTTAGCCGTACACATTACTAACAACTAA
- a CDS encoding cytochrome c1 precursor, putative encodes MAGGGAMNNLFPGYKDKIWLKLPYHFRLYLIKSWNKNFEKNMFKAKIKNNRIKNLNYYILDKFKPNENFKNTHTDYKRQICRGTLEEGCDFYLPDKKSQDRLKNHFEPYTEDENEERKKYRYLNLKYYILFALGFTIVHNTIQSRPVAWCMDSEPPHTPHYPFWFKSMFHSHDIPSVRRGYEVYRQICATCHSMEQLQFRSLVNEVYPENRVKQIAASYDILDGPDETGEMFTRPGILTDSFPKPYPNEEAARYANGGASPPDLSSITTARHNGPDYIFSLLTCYRDPPEGVELRNGLYYNTYFEGGSISMPPPLQDDMIEYEDGTPCNVSQMAKDVVNFLCWAAEPAHDERKLTGLKLISGAFVAMVLMTVWQRFFWTIYATRRIDFGKIKYL; translated from the exons ATGGCTGGTGGGGGAGCtatgaataatttatttcCAGGATACAAAGATAAAATATGGCTAAAACTTCCATATcat TTTCGATTGTATTTGATTAAATCGTGGAATAAAAACTTCGagaaaaatatgtttaaggccaaaataaaaaacaaccgtataaaaaatttgaattattatatattggaCAAATTTAAACCAAACgagaattttaaaaatacacACACAGATTACAAAAGACAGATATGTAGGGGTACATTAGAAGAAGGATGTGATTTTTATTTACCAGATAAAAAGAGTCAAGATAGATTAAAAAATCACTTTGAGCCCTATACAGAAGATGAGAatgaagaaagaaaaaaatatagatatttaaatttaaaatattatatattatttgcatTAGGATTTACTATAGTACATAATACTATACAATCGAGACCAGTAGCATGGTGTATGGATTCTGAACCACCACATACACCTCATTATCCTTTTTGGTTTAAATCTATGTTCCATTCACATGATATACCTAGTGTAAGAAGAGGATATGAAGTATATAGACAGATATGTGCTACATGTCATTCTATGGAACAATTACAATTTCGTAGTTTAGTAAATGAAGTATATCCAGAAAATAGAGTTAAACAAATAGCAGCTTCCTATGATATTTTGGATGGTCCAGATGAAACAGGAGAAATGTTTACAAGACCAGGAATTTTAACTGATTCATTTCCAAAGCCATATCCAAATGAAGAAGCGGCAAGATATGCAAATGGTGGTGCATCTCCACCTGATCTGTCAAGTATTACAACAGCTAGACATAATGGGCcagattatatattttcattattaacaTGTTATCGTGATCCACCAGAAGGAGTAGAATTAAGAAAtggtttatattataatacttaTTTTGAAGGGGGATCAATTTCTATGCCTCCACCACTCCAAGATGATATGATTGAATATGAAGATGGTACCCCTTGTAATGTTTCTCAAATGGCTAAAGATGTTGTAAATTTCTTATGTTGGGCTGCTGAACCTGCTCATGATGAAAGAAAATTAACTGGTCTTAAATTAATTAGTGGTGCATTTGTAGCTATGGTTCTAATGACCGTATGGCAAAGATTCTTCTGGACTATATATGCAACTAGAAGAATTGACTTTGGAAAAATCAAATATTTATAG
- a CDS encoding DNA polymerase alpha subunit B, putative, with translation MKDIKQADVKHYLETYYTDNSIGDDLKEAFDYIERNKHKNNFHKLFEDYLEDYNKKLLKNGTLLRDHVVYEYERVKQYNSELIETEGRSCNNKYHYYINYVNSINENYKFLGLDTNVICDCINKKISLFLELFLKYSKKLNLNIEIEPILNMSDDESYIFGRIYTENEMNISESNIILEGNMKWNNGDKAQLLNLTDMRNICFFLGQILAIKGKKEINQFSIKYYVSNVYAGLPSHLKVQIDKEFVLKHFNTKEIEEDSKIHENILHLYNNENIHIMICNGYIYNDNNYSENLDNFLKVVNEKLPHVVLIFGPFLYIRNFSETIQKIGDINIIYENLFKKITKFAKNEILEKTHFFIIPSIYDSINIYPLPQPPFYYENSNINSPNVHFLSNPSYIYINELKIALTSCDIVYNLTRNLLCRPSELKLFYLFEQILRQLSLFPSYPSEYNIEITKFKNLLFQPNRLPDIFIYPSFTNEKSYIKEVHKKLFICPYSIDVNKAQPSKFFSNIYILPPNETNELSKRVILENIFISNNKTNNI, from the coding sequence ATGAAGGACATAAAACAGGCAGACGTAAAACATTATCTAGAAACTTATTACACAGATAACAGTATAGGTGATGATTTGAAAGAGGCCTTTGATTATATCGAAAGAAATAAACATAAGAACAATTTCCATAAATTATTTGAAGATTATTTAGAAGATTATAATAAgaagttattaaaaaatggaaCCTTGTTAAGAGATCATGTCGTTTATGAATATGAAAGAGTAAAACAGTATAACAGTGAATTAATTGAAACGGAAGGAAGGagttgtaataataaatatcattattatattaattatgtgAATAGTATAAATgagaattataaatttttaggTCTTGACACAAATGTAATATGTGATTGTATAAATAAGAAGATATCCTTATTTttagaattatttttaaaatattctaagaaattaaatttaaatatagaaaTTGAACCAATATTAAATATGAGTGATGATGAATCGTATATATTTGGTCGTATATATAcagaaaatgaaatgaatatAAGTGAATCTAATATAATATTGGAAGGGAATATGAAATGGAATAATGGTGATAAAGCtcaattattaaatttgaCTGATATGagaaatatatgtttttttttagggCAAATATTAGCTATAAAaggtaaaaaagaaattaatcaatttagtataaaatattatgttagTAATGTATATGCTGGATTACCAAGTCATTTAAAAGTTCAAATAGATAAAGAATTTGtattaaaacattttaataCAAAAGAAATAGAAGAAGATAGTAAGAtacatgaaaatatattacatttatataataatgaaaatattcatataatgatTTGTAatggatatatttataatgataataattatagtgAAAATTTGGATAATTTCTTAAAAGTTGTAAATGAGAAACTACCTCACGTTGTATTAATTTTTGgaccttttttatatattcgtAATTTTAGTGAAACTATTCAAAAAATAGgtgatattaatattatttatgaaaatttatttaaaaaaataactaAATTtgcaaaaaatgaaatattagaaaaaacacatttttttataataccaTCAATATATgattctataaatatatatccattaCCTCAACCacctttttattatgaaaatagtAATATCAATTCACCTaatgtacattttttatcaaacccttcttatatatatataaatgaattaaaaattgCTTTAACATCATGTgatattgtatataatttaacaAGAAATTTATTATGTAGACCTAGTGAActcaaattattttatttatttgaacaAATACTAAGACAATTATCTTTATTCCCTTCATATCCATctgaatataatattgaaaTAACGAAATTCAAAAATCTTCTATTTCAACCTAATAGATTACctgatatttttatatacccATCCTTTACAAATGAAAAAtcttatataaaagaagtacacaaaaaattatttatatgtccTTATTCAATTGATGTTAATAAAGCTCAACCAAGTAAATtcttttctaatatatacatactaCCCCCAAACGAGACAAATGAATTATCGAAGAGGGTCATTttggaaaatatttttatctctAACAATAAAAcgaataatatttaa
- a CDS encoding mitochondrial ribosomal protein S6-2 precursor, putative, giving the protein MVLYESYISLNKHIKKDDVRNLMKNFNYIINKHNGNIISINDLGWRKFAFCIKKPKVGTFHFGRFYCITFYSNSKSIKDLNEFFHSNTYVLRFLNMKMKYRSNFLVAPFSYVNEIENSNT; this is encoded by the coding sequence atggtctTATACGAATCCTATATATCCTTAAATaagcatataaaaaaagatgatGTAAGAAATTTGATGAAAAATTTTaactatataataaataagcacaatggaaatataataagtataAATGATTTAGGCTGGAGAAAGTTTGCTTTTTGTATAAAGAAACCGAAAGTGGGTACTTTTCATTTTGGAAGATTTTATTGTATTACTTTTTATTCGAACAGTAAAAGTATAAAGGATTTGAATGAATTTTTTCATAGTAATACTTATGTCTTAagatttttaaatatgaagaTGAAATATAGATCAAATTTTTTAGTTGCTCCTTTTTCATATGTAAATGAAATTGAGAATagtaatacataa
- a CDS encoding cyclin 1 — protein MNYPEDTTHMKKWFFKSRKEIDNICLKKYNDFKEEFKDYNIKIPKYNDVEKTKVYFCYQLVHFCEIKMLRPHIVECATILYNRFYLKEIILEYDPRILIFTCIVLAIKIEGYGRLYKINEFFNDIDINLDKVLEHENIVCSSLNFELNFLYTKECIFYIKSQFEKYINKYILEADKIDNSMETIINTICFNASKDCIKLIENFYTTFIYTPSQIALYCFTNNIKKNLNIANADMFILEFITNNNQILFQKMKNKIKEMDESYRTYIGLRNTFDDENTTRQIGETLDMCIDIYDILKKKKNSKKSKKKKLDNKEDNVTEPNKKLQVS, from the coding sequence atgaattatcCAGAAGATACAACACATATGAAAAAGTGGTTTTTCAAAAGTCGAAAAGAAattgataatatatgtttaaaaaaatacaatgaTTTTAAAGAAGAGTTTAaagattataatataaaaatacctAAATATAACGATGTAGAAAAGACGAaagtatatttttgttatcagTTAGTACATTTTTGTGAAATAAAAATGCTAAGGCCACATATTGTAGAATGCgcaacaatattatataaccgATTTTATTTAAAGGAAATAATATTAGAATATGATCCAcgtatattaatatttacttGTATAGTCTTAGCTATAAAAATAGAAGGATATGGtcgtttatataaaataaatgaattttttaatgataTTGATATAAATTTAGATAAAGTATTAGAACATGAAAATATTGTATGTTCTTCTTTAAATTttgaattaaattttttatatactaaagaatgtattttttatataaaaagccaatttgaaaaatatattaataaatatattttggaaGCAGACAAAATTGATAATTCAATGGAAACTATTATAAACACTATTTGTTTTAATGCTTCAAAAGAttgtataaaattaattgaaaatttttataccacttttatttatacaccTTCACAAATAgctttatattgttttactaataatattaaaaagaatttaaatATCGCAAATGCGGATATGTTTATCTTAGAGTTTATTACAAACAATAACCAAATTCTCtttcaaaaaatgaaaaataaaataaaagaaatggaTGAAAGCTATAGAACTTATATAGGATTAAGAAATACAtttgatgatgaaaatacgACCAGACAAATCGGTGAAACACTAGATATGtgtattgatatatatgatatcttaaagaagaaaaaaaattcaaagaaatcaaaaaaaaaaaaactggaTAATAAGGAAGATAATGTTACTGAACCTAATAAGAAACTACAagtatcataa